The window AGGGCGGCTTTGGTTTCGTGACCAAATGCCGCAACACTGAAACTGGCAGGACGGAGGCTGTGAAGGTGAACAAGAATCACCCCGAGGTCGTTTGTCAGGCAAAACTGGAGATCTCCATTCTGAAGAGGCTGCGGTGTCTGGATCCAGACACCTGTAACATCGTTAGGTGGAATGGCTTCTTCTTTGATCAAGAACACATTTGCCTGAACTTCGAACTTCTGGACCAAAGCCTGCGGGATTACATGGCAGACAGGAATCATCAGGGTCTTTCCATCAGAGAGCTGAGTCCAGTCGTGCATCAGCTGGCCACAGCCCTGTCCCATTTGAGATCGATCGGAATCGTGCACGCCGATCTCAAACCGGATAACGTCATGGTTGTGGACCGAAAGCAGCAGCCGCTAAAAGTTAAGTTGATTGACTTTGGACTAGCTCGTCCTGTGTCAGCAGCTAAAGCTGGTGCCTGTGTACAAACAACATGGTACAGGGCACCAGAAATCATGCTACACATCCCATTTAACGAGGCCATCGACATGTGGTCTCTGGGACTGGTAGCAGTGGAGCTGGCAACAGGTTGCCCTCTGTATCCTGGGGAAACAGACTACGACATGTTGAACTTCATCATGGAGACCCAGGGTCAGCTAGCTGACTATCTGCTGGATCGTGGAATGGGCACAGATTATTACTTCCACAAACAGCAGAATAGTCAGCCACGGTGGACATTCAAGACGCCAGAGGAGTTCGCGTATGAGACGGGGTTCTACGCTGAAGAGACGAGATACATCAGACTGGGGTCTCTTGATGATCTCGAGCAGGTCCTGGCCATGGAGAGGGGACACCAGAGCGACCAGCGTCTTTTCGTAGACCTGGTCAAGAGGATGCTGCAGCTGGATGCAGACCTGCGCATTAAACCCCTGGAGGTTCTGCGGCATCCTCTTTTTTACCACAGCCCCCCTCAGTGCTCCCGCCCAGACGTCTGCATTACGATAGACCCTGAGGAGACTGAGCCTGAAGTGAGCTGGCAGCCTTCCACACGTCAGACAGCAGGACCAGGAGGCATTCTTCGACGGCGAAGGGTCCCAACTCTTACTGCAGTGTCAGAACATGAGTGGGCCACGTTGGAGGAGAATGACCTGAAAGAGGCCGACGTCCAGCCAGAGGACAACGTCAAGCAGGACGGCTGGTTTAGACGCCTCCTCAGTAGGATCACAGGCGCTTTCCACCTTCTGCTTTCCTGTGACGGCTAGGACAACAGTTAAGCAGTTGATCAAACAGGTTTTATCAACTGCTTAAGTCTATTATAATTTTAagtgtacatgtatatatatatatattttttttttaatatatttatatctatatttatataaatataataaataaataataaatgataaaaaataataaatgcttGTTCTTTTCATGACTTTTCCACTGCTTGTGCGCTTTGATACTGTTCAGTGTTTTCCTGTCTGCAGAGGCTGGACCTGAAAGCAGCACAGTCAGTGGCACGAGAGACACCTGGATCCTGCGTGCACAACCAGTCCAGATGAAAACTCTCCTCCCCACAGACAACCACGTTGTGGCTTCTGTTCTCCCTACACACTACTGATATTACAGACTCAACCAACCTAtcaactgttttgttttttttactcatttgctgtaaataaatgtctcttttttacCAATTTATTGTAAATGAATTTACTTTGAATTCTaccaaaattaaatttattattcAATATTCATTATGTTTCTGGTTTTTGTCACAGCCTAGGAGCCAGGTTGTGACACTTGgtaatgatgaaaaaatgatcaaatttttaaaaaaattgttttgaTTATATCTAATTTTCAATGTAATAGAGTTCAGATTtataattgataaaaaaaaatagtttttctttctctaaaaTCCTGATACTTGGTTTTGACCATTTTGAACTTGAATGTCAGTGTCACAAGTACTTTCCTTCATAattcaaatgaagaaaaaaatcccattttttCTGACCCTTCccctgtgtgtaaatgtgcttaaatcaaaaacatttagTTAAACTCATGtcttaattatatatatacatttttgcatgttaaccacgtgtaaaatgtcaaatattataATAGATTTTCCCATTGATGGTAGTTTTAACCATATAAGTATGTGTTATCTATACACGTACTGTACACTGTGGTATTTATAATCAAACTATCATTATTACTATTGGAGAAGTCCTTTTTAGGAATTTTGGTTTTGCTCATCACATGGCAGACCACACCACTTTTTAAATCAGGAAACCACAGTATTGAAAAGTGTCTTCTATGAACTATCAAAATGCCTCATCAAGCTAAAAGTTACTGTAATTACTGACACAAGCGCTTCAGATCAATGCAGCTCAGCAAAGCTGATGGAGACTCCACAGTCTCTGAGGAACATCTGCTCCTCCCCGCCTAGCAAGCATAAATATAAAGCACATGCTAATCTTGGTTTCTATTAGGAAGCTCCTTCCTAAAGGGCCTGTTGTCTATAGGGTGCTTGAGACATCAGTCTGTTCCTTATCATTATAATGAACATGCGTCCCGATGCCAAGCCAGTATTGTGCGTTGTAGAGATAGGAGGACTGCTTATACAATGACCTTGTTTAAACCAGGGTTTCCGTCTCCTTGATGTTCCTCACACAAAGGTAAGCGCTTGGTAATTATATGCAGTCCTGTAAAACGAGCCAAGAAGGACCTCCATACCCTcaaggagagaagaaaatatgagacaaagaaaaagggGACGAGGTGCAGCAAGGcaaatttattcatattttgacTGGTGGACGTCGCCACGAGGACAGTCTTGGCTCAAGAGCAGCTCTCTGTAGCGGATGAAGCTTCCAGTCAGGTAGAAAAAGGAGACACAGCACACACCTTTCCTTATCTAGTGTGTCACAGCTGTTTCAGTGGAAGTgcaaaagaaaagttaaatgtGAGGAGCTCACACTgattttgtttgtctctttgttcTTGATTGCACCCCTTATGAATGCAGGAAAAAAGTGATGTAACATCTATTAAACTATCTTATTCTAAATTATATGTACACTGTTCTGCTTTTGTCACTCAAAAGGTGTGTGCTCACCTCACATCTATTCATAAGTCAGACCTCTGCAGCTCTCTTAAATTAAAGAGCATTTTGAAGAAATGTGATAAATAGCTTTTAGTCTCTGGATTAAAAGTCAAGGATTTTTGCTCTCACTTTAgttcaacatttcttttttaatagtCTGATAAATACAGCACTTAAATTTCAAATTACAAATatgacacacactcaaatactCACACACGAGTCTGCTACAGTTGTGAGgcaaaaatattcacacatgAAGGAGTATGAAGACATAGACAGGATTGACACGAGTGCTTGTCATTAGCTCTCCTCCCTTAACTTTATCTACTGTACAAGCTAAAGCATTTGATTGGTTAATCACAGTCTGCGAGGAAGTGCCACCCTGAGAGACTCACTTGGGGCAAAGGAGCTCAACAGGTGCTCAAATAATTTGCTGCACATCCACTACTTTAATTgtagtaaataaaatgtaaaagcacGAAAACATAGGTTGTAATGACTTTTAATCATCCAAAATTTGAAAATGTGGCCTACCTTTCACTTTGCTTGCTCACAGCTTGAGCTCTGTATGATGAAGATACTCCCATTTGTCCCTCATGTGTGCGTTTTGTTTCTCCAGCCTGAGAGGAGAATAAGTTTGCCTCATCTATAGCTTCAGAGCTGGACTCTGATCATCCACGTGATGCATTGCCTTCTTGTGAGGCTGATTGTAGCAGATCCGGTTGGGAAGCCTCCTCTGGTTTTGGTCATTCTGCTCTTCTTTTGATGCAAGCagttctgcttttattttaaggGTGTATAAAAAGATCCAAATTGTCACACAGTGCAAAACAGCAAGTCAAACCTCCGAGGGATCACTTCCACAGTTACCCTTATGGTGTCCACCAGGTGTGCTTCATCAGTGGTTAATAAAGTTAGATCCACCCCTGATGTGTGATGTCAGTTCCCATCTTAAAATCTCTTCCTACACACATCCACCAAACTTAAAACACCTATCATAATAGTTACATAAGAAAGCTGGCCTGTATATATTCTGAAACGTTTATTAAAGTTATTCACacttttaaacagattttaactGATATTGGACAAAGCTAAACCAGGCACCTGTTGGCTTTTCTactgtatttttgttcttttctattAAAACCAACAGAAACATTAGATATTTGTGTCAGTGCTCTGTGTACTTGGCTTGCATGCAGCcagttgtgagtgtgtgtgtgtgtgtgtgtgtgtgtgtgtgtatgttgtctAACATTGCCAAAAGCAGCCATCCAGATCCTAAACGGGCTTGTAACCAATTTTCTGGTCAATGGACAACGAGCATTTTGTACACCCTCGCCATTCCTCTCTCCACCGACCTGCTACAGCAAACCcgaaacagcaaaaaaaaaaaaaaaaaaaaaaagtcttttccAAAAATGGCTGGGTGGTTTGAATAAAAGCTCAGAGACCGCTTAGTGAAGCAGTGAAGGTTAAAAAACAACCGGACAAGCGAAACAGATGCATGGAGGGCCACAGATGCTCCGAAGATGGATTTCTCAGtatctatccatc is drawn from Thunnus thynnus chromosome 20, fThuThy2.1, whole genome shotgun sequence and contains these coding sequences:
- the LOC137171868 gene encoding homeodomain-interacting protein kinase 2-like, giving the protein MNTSDKLQIFKGSTLGRCHTVEAFLGEGGFGFVTKCRNTETGRTEAVKVNKNHPEVVCQAKLEISILKRLRCLDPDTCNIVRWNGFFFDQEHICLNFELLDQSLRDYMADRNHQGLSIRELSPVVHQLATALSHLRSIGIVHADLKPDNVMVVDRKQQPLKVKLIDFGLARPVSAAKAGACVQTTWYRAPEIMLHIPFNEAIDMWSLGLVAVELATGCPLYPGETDYDMLNFIMETQGQLADYLLDRGMGTDYYFHKQQNSQPRWTFKTPEEFAYETGFYAEETRYIRLGSLDDLEQVLAMERGHQSDQRLFVDLVKRMLQLDADLRIKPLEVLRHPLFYHSPPQCSRPDVCITIDPEETEPEVSWQPSTRQTAGPGGILRRRRVPTLTAVSEHEWATLEENDLKEADVQPEDNVKQDGWFRRLLSRITGAFHLLLSCDG